Proteins from one Cryptomeria japonica chromosome 4, Sugi_1.0, whole genome shotgun sequence genomic window:
- the LOC131063533 gene encoding uncharacterized protein LOC131063533, which translates to MAYSQEGASLSRAPLFDGTDYVFWKIRMETYLISVDVNVWNIVITKYVVPNAIPSDPDAKSQYELNARAKHALLCGLTKDVFVKVMHCPFAHEIWSKLETICQGDETLFMAAIETSSKKDLNNISVDQSDDLDQGEIDLEGELLCALKEIKRFKKLVASHESEKQILQIELKDSKQTVEDLKVLLADSELKVNILEQQSSSLHKQIEQYESTLHLNEMLSKQKQCKNLTGIGFDSVESSKQITKLANKKQFQAYNRMTPFRFGFFHGYCFYCNKFGHKVNTCRFLQHRTSMFGHNQASGFPNTVKCIKCNFFGHTSSQCKSKEKIHKVWKPKFVPSSEQSMIVQTAFLSSKKSLWVLDSGCSHHMTGDRNKFLHFENFDGGFYAAARTPQQNGVVERKNRTVKEMARTMLNEANLPDRYWKEAVHTAVYILNRVQIRDVEEDIPIRLEQVSKSAEAEITNEKSPPSSPKAENLLHTPSRIITKRHPQSQIIGEIDAGILTRRRARIGEQAQMAEHYCLPEGFVSADKPNYVYRLKKALYGLKQAPRAWYSRLDAHLTANGFTRGGVDSNLYVKVEVCLVSRFQSAPKQSHLIAVKRILKYIQDDRKSTSGAAFFLGDRLVAWHSKKQECVTLSTAESKHKWLTFSPRLYLKKYLNISETGYSEFIGYSKVSQLELQVILSFTDSWNYTVGVTGYSEFHR; encoded by the exons ATGGCTTATTCACAAGAAGGTGCCTCTCTTTCAAGAGCTCCCCTCTTTGATGGCACAGATTATGTGttttggaagatcagaatggaaacgtACTTGATCTCTGTTGATGTAAATGTGTGGAAcattgttatcacaaaatatgttgtTCCTAATGCTATTCCTTCAGATCCTGATGCTAAATCTCAGTATGAGTTAAATGCTAGAGCAAAACATGCTCTCTTGTGTGGTCTTACCAAGGATGtgtttgttaaagttatgcattgTCCATTTGCTCATGAAATATGGAGCAAGCTTGAAACTATTTGTCAAG gtgatgaaacctTGTTTATGGCTGCAATAGAAACTTCCTCAAAGAAAGATTTAAATAACATATCAGTAGATCAATCTGATGATTTAGATCAaggtgaaattgatcttgaaggagagttacTGTGTGCTCTCAAAGAAATCAAAAGGTTTAAGAAACTTGTAGCTTCTCATGAAAGTGAAAAACAGATTTtacaaattgaattaaaagattCAAAGCAAACAGTTGAGGATCTGAAAGTCTTACTTGCTGATAGTGAATTGAAAGTTAACATTTTGGAACAGCAAAGTAGTTCTTTACATAAGCAGATTGAGCAGTATGAAAGTACCTTGCATTTGAATGAAATGTTAAGCAAACAAAAACAATGCAAGAATTTGACAGGTATAGGTTTTGATAGTGttgaatcatcaaaacaaattactaaacttgcaaacaaaaaacaatttcAGGCCTACAACAGAATGACTCCTTTTAGGTTTGGgttctttcatggttactgtttttACTGCAACAAGTTTGGCCATAAGGTTAACACTTGCAGATTTTTGCAACATAGAACTTCTATGTTTGGACATAATCAAGCCTCTGGTTTTCCAAATACTGTGAAGTGCATTAAGTGTAACTTCTTTGGACATACTTCTTCTCAATGCAAGtcaaaagaaaaaattcataaggtGTGGAAACCAAAGTTTGTCCCTAGTTCTGAACAGTCTATGATAGTGCAAACTGCATTTCTTTCAAGTAAAAAGTCATtgtgggtgttggacagtggctgttcacaccatatgacaggagacaGAAATAAATTCCTTCATTTTGAAAactttgatggaggtttt TATGCTGCTGctcgaacacctcaacaaaatggggtggttgaGAGGAAAAACAGAACAGTTAAAGAGATGGCTCGCACAATGCTTAATGAGGCAAATCTGCCAGAcagatattggaaagaagctgttcACACAGCTGTTTATATTCTGAATCGTGTGCAAATTAGG GATGTTGAAGAGGATATACCAATAAGGCTGGAACAAGTTTCTAAATCTGCTGAAGCAGAAATTACAAATGAGAAGAGTCCTCCATCAAGTCCTAAAGCAGAAAATCTTTTACATACACCCTCTAGAATCATTACTaaaagacatcctcaaagtcaaaTTATTGGTGAAATAGATGCAGGAATCTTGACTAGGAGAAGAGCAAGAATTGGTGAACAAGCTCAAATGGCTGAGCATTACTGTCTG cCAGAAGGGTTTGTCTCTGCAGATAAACCTAATTATGTATACAGGTTGAAAAAGgctctatatggtcttaaacaagctccaagagcttggtactccagGTTAGATGCTCACCTTACAGCAAATGGATTTACGAGAGGTGgagttgatagtaacttatatgtCAAAGTTGAAG TCTGTTTGGTTTCACGATTTCAATCTGCccctaaacaatctcatttgatAGCTGTGAAAAGAATTTTAAAGTACATTCAAG atgatagaaaaagcaccagtggTGCAGCTTTCTTCCTAGGAGATCGTCTTGTTGCCTGGCATAGCAAAAAGCAAGAATGTGTCACTTTATCAACTGCAGAATCTAA GCACAAGTGGCTGACATTTTCACCAAGGCTCTATCTAAAGAAGTATTTGAACATTTCAGAGACAG GTTATTCTGAGTTTATAGGTTATTCTAAAGTTTCACAGTTGGAGTTACAGGTTATTCTGAGTTTCACAGATAGTTGGAATTACACAGTTGGAGTTACAGGTTATTCTGAGTTTCACAGATAG